A window of Clostridium novyi genomic DNA:
ATTTATGAAGGATATATTAATAGATGAGAAAAAAATTATTGATACTGTATGTAAGGTGCTTAAAAATCCTACTATACAAATTTTAAAACCGCAATAGAACATAAAAGATAAGTACTGTATATAGGTGCTTATTTTTTATAGTTTGATATTGATTTGTAAATGAGAATGTATTACAATTATAATATACACACCCACTAGGGGGGAGGGTTGAAATATGAATGAAGAAAAAAAGAAAGCTATTCAATATTTAAAAACAGCTAAAGGGCAAATTGATGGAATTTTAAAAATGATAGATGATAGTAGATATTGCATAGATATATCAAATCAAATTATAGCAGCGGAAGCTTTATTAAGAAAAGCTAATTCTATGATATTGAAACAACATCTAAATCATTGCGTAAAGGATGCTTTTTTACATGATAAAGGTGAGGAAAAAGTTGATGAAATAATGTCTGTATTGAATAAGTTAATGAAATAGAGTTAATTGATAGGAGGCAAGAAAATATGGATAAGACATTAAGTATCCAAGGAATGACTTGTACAGCCTGTGCAAAAGCAATTGAAAAAGTTTCTAAAAAAACTAATGGTGTAATCGACGCAAATGTTAATTTTGCTTCGGAAAAATTATATTTGAAGTATGATGAAAATGTTGTGTCTAAAGAAGAAATAATTAATGCAATTAAAAAAGCTGGATATATGGCAACGGAAAAAGAAGATTCTGTAGATTTAAATAAAGAAAAAAAGGATAAAGAAATAGAAATTATGTGGAGAAATTTTTTATATTCTGCCATATTTGCAATTCCACTTTTAATAATTTCAATGGGACATATGATTGGAATGCATTTACCTAAAACAATTGATCCTATGTTAAATCCTTTGAATTTTGCTTTAATTCAATTTATATTAGTTTTGCCCTGTATTTATAATGGGAGAAAATTTTATAAAATTGGATTAAAAACATTATTTAAAGGAAGTCCTAATATGGATTCTTTAATTGCAATAGGAAGTGGAGCTGCAATAATTTATGGACTATTTGCTACCTTTAAAATAGCTACAGGACATACAGAGTATACTATGGATTTATATTTTGAATCAGCAGCAACAATAATAACACTAATTTCGCTTGGAAAGTATTTAGAAACTAAGTCAAAGGGGAGGACATCTGAGGCAATAAAAAAATTAATGGGATTAGCATCTAAAACGGCATTAATACTTCAAAATGGAGAAGAGGTAACTATACCAATAGAAGAAGTAGAAATTGGAGATATAGTTGTAGTAAAGCCTGGTGATAAGATACCAGTAGATGGAGTTGTAATAGAAGGAAATTCTTCTATAGATGAATCTATGTTAACTGGAGAAAGTATGCCAATTGAGAAAACTATAAATGATAAAATATATGGTGCAACCATAAATAAAAATGGATATTTAAAATTTAAAGCAATGAAGGTGGGAAAGGATACAGCTTTATCACAAATAATAGATTTAGTTGAAAAAGCTCAAGGTTCAAAAGCACCTATTGCAAGACTTGCAGATATTATATCATCATATTTTGTACCGACAGTTATAATTATTGCTATAATTTCAGCTATAAGTTGGTACATAGCAGGAAAGAATACAATATTCTCTCTTACAATATTTATTTCAGTTTTAGTAATTGCTTGTCCTTGTGCATTAGGACTTGCAACTCCTACAGCCATTATGGTAAGTTCAGGAAAAGGAGCTGAAAATGGAGTTTTAATAAAAAGTGGAGAAGCATTAGAAACTGCACATAAAATAAATACAATAGTATTTGATAAGACAGGAACTATAACAGAAGGAAAGCCTGAAGTTACAAATGTAATTACAAGTGAGGGATTTGAAGAAGATTATTTAATTCAATTGGTTGCATCAGCAGAAAAAGCCTCTGAGCATCCACTAGGTGAAGCTATAGTAAAATATGCAAAGGAGAAAGAAATATCATTAATAGATGTTAAATCCTTTAAATCTATAACCGGTAAGGGTATAGAGGTAGTAATTAATAATAAAACTATAATTGTAGGAAATAAAAGATTAATGAATGAAAGAAAAGTTTCAATAGGTAAATTAGAAGAAAAATTCCAATTGCTTTCAACAGAAGGGAAAACACCTATGTATGTTTCTGTAGATGGAAATATAAGTGGAATAATTGCAGTTGCAGATGTTATAAAGAAAAATAGTAAAATTGCAATAAAAAAACTACAAAAAATGGATATAAGAACAATAATGATTACAGGTGATAATGAAAAAACTGCAATGGCTATTGCAAAACAAGTGGGTATAGATGAAGTTTTAGCTGAAGTTATGCCACAGGATAAGGCTAATAATGTAAAAAGAATACAAGAAAAAGGAGAAATTGTTGCAATGGTTGGTGATGGAATAAATGATGCACCAGCACTTGTTCAATCTAATGTAGGAATAGCAATTGGATCTGGAACAGATATAGCTATGGAATCAGCAGATATAATTTTAATAAAAAATGATATTTTAGACGTTGTAACAGCAGTACAACTAAGTAAAGTTACTATTAAAAACATAAAAGAAAATTTATTTTGGGCATTTGGATATAATACTTTAGGTATACCAATTGCTGCTGGAATACTTACTTTATTTGGAGGTCCTAAATTGAATCCCATGATAGCAGCTGCTGCTATGAGTTTAAGTTCTGTTTCCGTATTAACAAATGCTTTAAGGCTTAAAAAATTTAAAATTGATATATAAAATAATTTATATAAATATAGTATTAAGTGGGATATACCACTTGATATATACAGGAGGATGAATTATGAAAAAAAAGCTAAATATTGAAGGAATGTCTTGTAATCATTGTGTTAATCATGTAAAAAATGCTCTTATGGAAATCAAAGGGATTAATGATGTTAATGTAAGTTTAGAAGGAAAATTTGCTATTGTTCAAGGGGAAGATTTAGATGATAGGAAAATGAAAACAGAAGTTGAAGATTGGGGTTATAAAGTAATTTCAATAGAGGAAGCTTAAAAAAAGAGTCAGTGAAAAACTGGCTCTTTTTTATGTTATTTTTTTTTAGTAAATTTTCTTTTCTTATTTTTTTTCTTTTTTACTGAAAAACCAAAGTTACCTAAAGCTTTTTTAGAAATTCCAAAGTATTCACCGTGAGAGTAGCAGATTAAATCAGCTTTTTCATAATGAATTTTACCCTTTTCATCAATCAAATCTTCTTCTACATGAACAGATAGTATTTCAGCTAAAAATAAATCATGTGATCCTAAGGGTATAACATTTTTAACTTTACATTCTAAGGTTATAGGACATTCATCTATGTAGGGAACAGATATATTATCACTTTCTTTTAATGTAAAATTAAGTTCTTTTATTTTATCTAAAGTATTACCAGATTTAACCCCACAAAAGTCTACAGCTTTAACTAAATTTCTTGAAGGAAGATTAACAACAAATTCATTATTTTCTTTTATATATTCATAAGATAGTCGCTCTGGTCTTATAGCTACACTTATCATTGGAGGTTTGGTACAAGCAACTCCAATCCACCCAACAGTAAATACATTTACTTTTCCCTTGTTATTTTTAGATGTAATAAGTACTGAAGGTACTGGATTTAGCATAGCACTTCCTTTAAAGGTCTTTTTACTCATTAATATCTCTCCTGTATGTTATATATTTTATTGTTAAATTATAGAGTTTCATAATATTTTTTTAATAATAATCCATCTTGTTCAAGTATAGGACTTTCACATATTATACAACCTTTGATATCAAAGTCTCTAAAGGCTTTAAGACATTCTTTATAATTAAAATCACTTTCTTCAAAAGGAAGATGGTTTCGTTCACCTTTTATAGTATAGTTAATTCCTGATAAATGAATATGCATGTCATTTAATCCATCATCTCCTAGTTCATTACCTACATAATCTAATATTCTAGCAAAGTCATCATAATTTTTTAAAGAACCATTATATCTTGCATGAAGATGCGAAAAATCTATACATAATTTACATGTAGAAACTGACTTACATAGAGCTACATTTTCTTCTAAAGAACCAAATTGAGTTCCTTTTCCTGTTGTTTCAAGTCTATAATCTACCCCTAAATCTGGAAGTTTTAAAAGATTTTCTTTTATAGTTTCAAAAGTTTCTTCCTTTGAATCTTTAAGATAAAAACCAGGGTGAAATATAAGGCTTTTTCCTTGAACTTTCTTTAGTCCCTCA
This region includes:
- a CDS encoding metal-sensing transcriptional repressor — protein: MNEEKKKAIQYLKTAKGQIDGILKMIDDSRYCIDISNQIIAAEALLRKANSMILKQHLNHCVKDAFLHDKGEEKVDEIMSVLNKLMK
- a CDS encoding heavy metal translocating P-type ATPase, producing the protein MDKTLSIQGMTCTACAKAIEKVSKKTNGVIDANVNFASEKLYLKYDENVVSKEEIINAIKKAGYMATEKEDSVDLNKEKKDKEIEIMWRNFLYSAIFAIPLLIISMGHMIGMHLPKTIDPMLNPLNFALIQFILVLPCIYNGRKFYKIGLKTLFKGSPNMDSLIAIGSGAAIIYGLFATFKIATGHTEYTMDLYFESAATIITLISLGKYLETKSKGRTSEAIKKLMGLASKTALILQNGEEVTIPIEEVEIGDIVVVKPGDKIPVDGVVIEGNSSIDESMLTGESMPIEKTINDKIYGATINKNGYLKFKAMKVGKDTALSQIIDLVEKAQGSKAPIARLADIISSYFVPTVIIIAIISAISWYIAGKNTIFSLTIFISVLVIACPCALGLATPTAIMVSSGKGAENGVLIKSGEALETAHKINTIVFDKTGTITEGKPEVTNVITSEGFEEDYLIQLVASAEKASEHPLGEAIVKYAKEKEISLIDVKSFKSITGKGIEVVINNKTIIVGNKRLMNERKVSIGKLEEKFQLLSTEGKTPMYVSVDGNISGIIAVADVIKKNSKIAIKKLQKMDIRTIMITGDNEKTAMAIAKQVGIDEVLAEVMPQDKANNVKRIQEKGEIVAMVGDGINDAPALVQSNVGIAIGSGTDIAMESADIILIKNDILDVVTAVQLSKVTIKNIKENLFWAFGYNTLGIPIAAGILTLFGGPKLNPMIAAAAMSLSSVSVLTNALRLKKFKIDI
- a CDS encoding heavy-metal-associated domain-containing protein yields the protein MKKKLNIEGMSCNHCVNHVKNALMEIKGINDVNVSLEGKFAIVQGEDLDDRKMKTEVEDWGYKVISIEEA
- a CDS encoding flavin reductase family protein, whose amino-acid sequence is MSKKTFKGSAMLNPVPSVLITSKNNKGKVNVFTVGWIGVACTKPPMISVAIRPERLSYEYIKENNEFVVNLPSRNLVKAVDFCGVKSGNTLDKIKELNFTLKESDNISVPYIDECPITLECKVKNVIPLGSHDLFLAEILSVHVEEDLIDEKGKIHYEKADLICYSHGEYFGISKKALGNFGFSVKKKKNKKRKFTKKK
- a CDS encoding TIM barrel protein, which produces MDTLLFGISGLPNRNSDKKFTYKTGIEYLKEIGLDAMELPFVRSVNITDKNKNEVLDAKLKNNFYLSAHGSYFINLNADEEEKIEKSIERIIKGAEGLKKVQGKSLIFHPGFYLKDSKEETFETIKENLLKLPDLGVDYRLETTGKGTQFGSLEENVALCKSVSTCKLCIDFSHLHARYNGSLKNYDDFARILDYVGNELGDDGLNDMHIHLSGINYTIKGERNHLPFEESDFNYKECLKAFRDFDIKGCIICESPILEQDGLLLKKYYETL